The Topomyia yanbarensis strain Yona2022 chromosome 3, ASM3024719v1, whole genome shotgun sequence nucleotide sequence TTTCGcaataaacatatttttaaataatatgTCTTTTTAACCTAATTAACCTACAGAATTCTCACCTTAACGTTGTTACAATATTTTACGAGTATTTTTGATTTGACCATTCCATATTAGAAAAGCTATTCAATTATAGCAAGACGTACAGCCATTCATGATCTGGAAAAGGGCACCATCCACGATTCTTCACTAAAGCTAGAGAAATCAAGAACATTCATTCTACATCTTCTAACTTTCTCAACCTAGGAATTCAATCCACTTCGTTATATTCTATTCTTGTTACGATCTTCTCCATTTCAGTTTGATCAGCAAATTGCTTGCCTCAGCAGCAAACGGTTCTACTAACGGCGGCAATAATACTCGACTTAGTACGAGTGGGTCATCAAGTAACCACTTGAAGTTTGTGGAGCACTATCGTCTTATGGTTTTTAGTCTTTGGTGTTGAGCCTCTCTATACCTACACCCGCTAACCGTTTCAACCCACGCGGCTATCTTGACGCTCGTTTGTGGGTTACTGGTGTGTTTTGTTGATTATTGAATTACTACTGTTGCCTTCATATGGCGTAGCTCATACCTTTGCCTTTTGGCAGCTAGCTGCTAGTCACGACAGAACAGATCGCTGAAAGTGCACGAAGAAACCAAACTGAACCGCTCCGCCCGCGAACAAACAGAGCTGCCAATCTTACCGCGCGAGATGACTGACTTTACAAGCATCTCGGTAGCGAGCGCTCTGCTGCTCGAACAGCCTGGCACAGGCACCGTGTGTGTGTATATTTGCTGGCGGATCCAAGCCGAAGGTCTTCACGGTATGCACGGCATTCGGTTCGGATATTGAAAGGGCCGTGTTTCGTTTGTTGTCTTTTGCGCAGGGGTAAGGGCGGGAGCGAATGGCATGGCCGGATCAACTCGACTCGGTTGCGATGAATGTTGTCGCAGTCTCGGCGGTCAATTAAATTTTGTAGCGCGTGGGATGGCGatcgaaaaataatatttttttagctGAAATTAATCTTGTAATTTAATGGGATGAGTCGAGTATCGGTGTGCTACATAACTCGACGCCAAGGTTATGGCAGGTTGATCGGGGCCCATGCTCGAGTGCGTGCTATACTGGGAGTGGTAACGTGCTAACACTAATCAAAAGTAATGTaaacaaatgaaattgaaatctCGTTCGTGCAGGTTTTGCAGAGTAGGTACACTAATTAGATTTCATGTGACATGAGTGCTAATTTGAGTCTCGCGGTTGTTTGATGAGCACTTTCTGCAGTTTACTTTTATTTTAGTGCCTATACATAGTGAAACTGATTTTATCATGCCAAAGGGAAAATGCCACAGGGTGATAAAACGGTCCTATTGCAAATAGatagtaaatttttttttatttccgtaGAAGGAACTTCACAAACAGAATTAAATTTGCTTCCTGCTTTCCCAAATTATCAAGCAATCAAATCAAGTACAACGTTCGATTCGCTTGAAAGAATGTCAATGTGTTCTCACTCACCAACGATCATCGAATGAACATATTGCTCACATCCGGCCATTTCCCTCGCCTTCGATATGACACAGCGGGTGACAGGTAACGAAGAATCCTTAATTTAATCCGATGATTTCATAGCACCTTGCCATTTCATTATGAAATGTAAATTCACGTGTGTGTGAATAATCCGGCCGAGCGAGACCGTTGCGAGAACGGTTCGCAAACAAGAACACAGGCCCACGCATTTCCCGACGAGCACCCGCCGCAGTACCCAACTTATTCTTACTACATCTCTTTCGCTCACCGCAGAGCAATACATTTAAAAGATAAATATGACCAATGTCGTTTGATTCGATGCATTCGCCACAAACGACAACAGACTAAGCCGGTCTAACAAAGTGCTTCATCGCGGATTCCTTGGATGTAAATATGTAGGGGAAGATGAGGTAAAACGCACTCCCTAAAGAAATGTTATCATAGCTTAGCCATAGAACATTAATCGAGAGAATTTTCCTCCGTAATCGCAATCATTACGCTAAAATTCAatgtttcaaaatcaaaatttctatttaaaatatAGATGGGAAAAAGCACCCATACGAGGATGAAATGCACCCTCACAACGGAGTATAATGCATCTCAACGAACAAGCAAATACGTTTGTTTTCTTCCGGGATTTAACGAAAGGATGCCATAAAATCGCCCTAGCTTATGCAATTATCAAGTTTTTAGAGCAATGTTTCCTTTTTCGATTGAAAAATCTGTAAGATCAATGAGCAGAGTTATAAATTTggtaaaaaatttatttattcgaGGGATTTTTCATATACATATAGTACAAGAAAATAACGAATAACTGTAAAAGTAGCCCGACAAAGCACAGGTATAATGATAAAACATTGCATGGAAAAACCGAACCGCAATAATTACACGTTTCAATTGATGTACAGCTGACGAACTTCGACATTGTAGGTTGACTATGACAAACTTCCGGCTGGAGTTACATTTTTCCAGAAATTTCAACTTTTGATAAAAGCAAAGGGCACATTTTGCAAGGCGTGCGATTTATCCCGTCTTCTCCTACTGTCAAAGATATACGCACTGCACGCAGACGATTTACTGCTAGCGTACAATCGAGTTTTGTAAGAGTGATATATTGGACGTATACGATGGCAACAGAGTTTAGTAATTCATTGTTGATTTAGTATTGGAAATTACTTCCGAGGAATTCGAGTAAATGTAGACTGTTAAATTTATCAGATTACGAATAATGAGTTGGATGCAAACATGCTAAAAGtcataataaattttatttttattcccaAGCAATCGTAAACTAAGTtacacaaacatttttttatttatatacattgaagtttttttatgcgggggataagtaccgcgtaaaaaaatccgAATGAAAAAACCGCAtatctttgaaaatccgcataaaaaaccgcataactttgaaaatccgcatgaaaaaaactgcataattttgaaaatccgcataaaaaatacataaggtgtgaaatatttttcaatattaagagccatagtactcaaggaagagcaaggatttgaagtaagaaagtttagagaaaagcgtggagtagggtcttATGAGCAATCTTAGAgtccggctacttaactctttttcttctgcaacgcaagagttaggatcttttggcattaaatgcgaatcacctgagtcttcggcatgcccagacaagtgtaaagtcacttaatgacttatgctgttgGTGACTCTCCGGAATCGCAAGACTGACCTCGGGACCTAACCGACtagcatcgagataacgatttcgagagaaatttcaacgtcgggaaatttctccgtcggagtagtcTAGGCCCACCGCCAGGGACTAGTTCGAGTACATCGGGAAGTAGCTCCGGCAGAtgctcgtcggggcgcctgtcaactggaagtcaccctccacccagaatcgcaggaccgacctcggcatctgcccgggtagcatcggtttcggaagatctttcactgctgcacagtgggacggaatcaaaaaaagccggacattgatatttgcgacgaaattATTGGTTATgacactttgatgtcttcggaaggtttctttatttttaagtagtttaatataatgttggaaatttttaatttaagggggtatatacgcagataaaaaaataaatttgcaagttgttgccaaaattaatagtcatgtatggaaagttcgtagacgaaatgattttatgaaactgttGAAGTAAcgaaatggctatctgttaagcgaaaaaagttattgggtgaaattgaagtacatgtcggaatacccccttaaaaagtgttttttgttgtaactttttacagtttttcaatgttctagaaagttgtagacgctttcaaaacacacctttttgcggaatagaccaactcgctatctcttcgttttAGGATATATGcctgtttttttggttttttatgCTAATtttaaggggctatggtttgtagagtagcagctagctatttttttttttgttcagcaaGAAATACCCTCTTGATGCATTTAAAAATCATAGGAGGATCTAATGGGATCCTTGGAATAATTTGAGGTAAAATAGTCTAccgtttcaataaattatttgtattatgaagcatgaaaaataaactattatgcgaaattaatgaacgtttgaaatattatagttcattccatatattccgaCATTCAAAGTTAACTTTTTGTTTTTAACATGCTCATACgtcatcagtgtcctgccaAATCTTCTTCGTCATTGAATGAACAAGGTATTAATATAACCGAGTATTCCAAGCAACGAAATACCTTGTTCatccaatgacgaagaagataattggcaggacactgatgacttatgagcatgttaataacaaaaaataactttgaatgtcggaatatatggaatgaactataatatttcaaatgtttattaatttcgcatacatagtttatttttcttgcttcataatacaaataattcATTGAAACGCTTGTCTGTTTTACCCCACATTATTGCAAGGATCCCATTAGATCCCCctatgatttatatatgtataAATAAGGTGTTGCAAGAGCATGCAACAGAAAGGCAGTTTCCAAATATTTAAACGCAGTTTTTTTTGTAGATAGGCGTtaaatttttctgaaataagTACATTTTAGATTTAGTATTTAGAAACTAGAATTGAGGTTATTCACACATACGTTTAGTGCCTTATTGATCCGTTCACACTTTCCGGATGCTATTCCCGTGAGTAGCAAATCCTAAATCTTGGCATCTGATTAAGTATAATAATTTTACGCATTGTATAGATATAGATAGCAATACTTTTAGCCTAATTACCTCTTAAATAATCCTATAGTTATAATAGTGCTCGCAATAATTTCGCTCGGCTACTTCCAATCGACCATAACCTTAGAATAAGGTATTATTAATTCAGTATATTTTTTGGATCATATTATCCACACTATTACCTTTAGTTCAATCACTTTTAGCAAATAAATTCATAATTGTAAGTATAATATAAGTAATTATAAGTAGATTGTAAGTAAATTTAAGCGAAAACGAAGACTGTGATCATCTGACTGGCTAAGATACATGTGAACTATTAATTGTAGATTTCTTTTCATTCCCATCTATCGGCTGAAGGGCATCTGACGGGCAGTCTGATAGCGGTGACAATCCCGCCGCTGGTACCGGGTGTGGTATGCGTTTACCTAGGAGGAGTTCGCCAAAGGGCGCAACACTCCCCCCCAGTACGCTGGATCTCGAATCCTGCTTACTACTCGTTACTCCGACGTCCAGGACAGCGAGTTTGACGGCTGGTCGTTCATATACTCCCAGGCTAGTTTGTACGGTGGCACTTCGAACTTGGCCATCTTTGTTCCTGGTCGCCACAACTCTGCCTTTAGGCCACACGTTTCGTGGTAGGGTAGGATCCACTATGATAACGACGTCGCCTACGCGGATTGGTCTTGTAGGTTGATGCCATTTGGTTCGACGACAGATTGTTGGCAAATATTCGCGAACCCATCTTCGCCAAAAGTGGTTGGCATAAATTTGTGAAATCTTCCAATTATTTCTAAGCGCGGCAGGGCTATCATCGAATATTGTGAGCGGTTTGCATCCACTCGATGAGTGAACCAAGAAATGATTGGGTGTGAGCGCATGAGAGTTCTCGTCATCAATGGGAATATAAGTAAGGGGTCGCGAATTGATTACATTTGCAATTTCTAATAGCGTATTCCGGAGTACTTCGTCAGTCGGATGGCGTGGTAGTTTCATCTGGTTGAGGATTTTCTTGACAGATTGCACCATCCTTTCCCAGCTGCCTCCCATGTGCGGGGAACCTGGAGGGTTGAACGACCATTCGGTGTGGGATGTAGTGAACTCCTTGAGCAGCATATTTTCATCGATTTTCTGGTACGCGTCCTTCAATTCACGGTCGGCACCGACAAAGTTTGTCCCTTTGTCACTAAAAAGCTCCAGAGGAGTACCTCGCAATGCCATGAAGTTTCGAAGCGCCAGTATGCACGAGTCGGTATTGAGTGAATGTGCAATCTCGATATGAACTGCTCTAGTTACCAAACAGGTGAGGAGCACTCCCCAGCGTTTCTCTACACGTCGACCAATAGCAACAGACATCGGACCGAAGTAGTCCACTCCGGTGTACGAGAATGGCCTGGTGAACGCGGCTAGTCTTGCTGGTGGAAGATCGGCCATGAGAGGAGCAGCAGGACGAGCAAGACGATTCTTTCAGGTTTGACAGGACATCCGAATCTTGTAACATACACGGCGCAGCTTCGGAATTCTGTACTTTTGCCTAATCTCGTTCACAACCGTCTCGTGGTTTAGGTGATGGTAATGCCAGTGCACAGATCGTACGATGAGTTCCGTAACATGATGATTCCGTGGAAGAATAATGGGACAGCTAGCGTCCGGCTCGGTATATTCACATGCACCTGTTCTTCCGCGCATTCGCATCACATCGAAATTGTCGAGATACGGTGATAGTTGGTAGATGGAACTGCTTTTAGGTAAATGGTACTTGTATGCATCGTCACAGTTAGCTGCTCTAGTGAGTGCGGCAATTTTCTCGAGGTAGACGGACTCCTGTGCGATTCGATGCAGGTATGATTCCGCCGCCAATAGTTCTTCTTTGGTGAGCTCACCGAGCGAGAGAGGTGCTCCATCTATCGTTGTTTTGAGGTTCCGAACGTAACGCTTCAGCTGAGCCGTATGACGTAGAAGGCGCTTCCAAGTCGAAAATTTTTCGCAGTCTATGACTGAGGCAGAAGCGCAATGTAATCCAACAGAATGTTTTTGTTCCAATGTTGTAGTACCAATGTGTGTTAGCATTTCTGGCCATTCCGTCTGCTTTTCCCAGATAAAATCCTGTCCGCGGACCCATCTGCTGTTTTGGGAAAGATCAGGAGTTCGCTGCCACTTGGTCCCGTCGTCGGCAGGGTTCAATTTGGAGGGTACCCATCGCCATTCAGATAGTTCGCTGTTCTCCAGAATCTCGCCGACCCGGAAACCAACGAACGGACTGAATCGTCTATGGTCAGAGTGTAACCAACACAGAACGTCACGTGCATCAGTCCAGAACAATCTTTTGTTGATATTTATCCGATGGCTCTCTGCTACTGTCCGTGCTAAGCGAACTCCAACTACAGCTGCTTGCAGTTCGAGTCGAGGAATCGACGTCAGTTTGTTGGGCGCAACACGAGTTTTAGCTGCAACAAAAGCGCATtcgattttatcattttcttcgAACCGCAGATATGCGACCGCAGCGATACCGTTTATGCTCGCATCTACGAAAATGTGTAACTGCACGTTTGTTTGCGTTGAGCATGAAGTAGTTAGACGGTAACATCTTGGCACTGAAACTGTTTCTACCTTTTCGATGACTCCTAACCAGGTACGCCATTTTTCAAGTTGCGTAGATGTGATCACTTCATCCCAGCCAATCCCTGAACGCCAGACCTCCTGGatcaagattttgaggtacATCAAGATGTTGCCAAGAAGGCCTAATGGATCGAATATGCTCATCAGTACACGAACAACCTCTCTCTTCGTTGGTACACATCGACCACTGAGTAAATCTTCGCCGGGTTTTGTCGGTAGTTTGAAGGTGAATGTGTCAGTGGATGAGTTCCACCACATTCCCAACACTTTTTCGGTTGAAAACTACGAAATCACATTCAGGTTCATTTCGTCCACCTCTCGCTCGCTCAGGGCTGCCTGCACGTTTTTTGAGTTCGATCGCCATCCTCTTATCTCAAAACCACCTTGTGCATGTATCTCTCGAACATTCATTGCTAACTCGATCGCTTCCCGCTCTGTTTCGACGCTGCTTAGCATATCGTCCACGTAATGGTCGTGGACAATAGCGTTGACTGCAACCGGGAATTCTTCGGCAAATCGTTTCGCATTAGTGTTTTTGACGA carries:
- the LOC131688014 gene encoding uncharacterized protein LOC131688014 encodes the protein MWWNSSTDTFTFKLPTKPGEDLLSGRCVPTKREVVRVLMSIFDPLGLLGNILMYLKILIQEVWRSGIGWDEVITSTQLEKWRTWLGVIEKVETVSVPRCYRLTTSCSTQTNVQLHIFVDASINGIAAVAYLRFEENDKIECAFVAAKTRVAPNKLTSIPRLELQAAVVGVRLARTVAESHRININKRLFWTDARDVLCWLHSDHRRFSPFVGFRVGEILENSELSEWRWVPSKLNPADDGTKWQRTPDLSQNSRWVRGQDFIWEKQTEWPEMLTHIGTTTLEQKHSVGLHCASASVIDCEKFSTWKRLLRHTAQLKRYVRNLKTTIDGAPLSLGELTKEELLAAESYLHRIAQESVYLEKIAALTRAANCDDAYKYHLPKSSSIYQLSPYLDNFDVMRMRGRTGACEYTEPDASCPIILPRNHHVTELIVRSVHWHYHHLNHETVVNEIRQKYRIPKLRRVCYKIRMSCQT